gaccATACTGGCTGAGGAGAATAAGAATTGTAGGCCAACAGAACTacaggtcaccaggttggggaaggctgatttcaaCAAAAGTACCATGCTTTTTGCTTGGCAAACCAACACCTTGGtgatttaaatggatactgttgtttttatactgtttttatgttttttaattttttgtatacttttaatgtttactatttttaactgttgtaaaccgcccagagagcttcggctgtggggcggtatataaatgtaataaataaataaataaataaataaatataaataaagggaCCCCACTGGTGGCCCATGCCTGGGATTTTCAAACTCCTGTTCCCAAACAGCTGACAAAGCAGTTCTCAACCAGCATTTCCACCAGTTCTTAGGTACTTTTTGTTTAGATTTTTGGAAAAGGAGGTCATGGGAGTGAATTGGAGCTTTAGTTTGTCCCTTTAACTAGATAAATATTGAAAACGAAACAATGTTCAACTTTCTGATCCACCATGTGCCATTGGGAGAAAAGCTTGAATAAACAAGTTCCCCTACATGAGTTAGAAGAAttatgctgttttattttcagtatAGGAAGAGTTACTGCTGCAttgtgacttttttcttttcagtaAAATACTTAATTTATGGTTCAGTTACAAAGACTTCAGTCAGGTTTTTGGAAGCTTGCTGTCGTGGAAGAGACTGGAAAGTTACTTATCATAGCAGAAAATGTTTACTGGCCTGGAATGTTTGTGCTTTGAAAGGAACTGCATAAGCACCTGATGTCTGGTGTCTAAACCAGCACGGAAATATGATGATTTTGATTCATGCCACTGAAGACTGTGGTTGGGGGAAGAACACTGTTCTGTTTGtaccattaccaccaccaccacccagccctCTTAGGAAAGACACATACTTTCCCCACAGTGTGCAATGAGCCAAATTAAGTATTTATGAAgtagaaagtgtgtgtggagggggaatcCACTGGAGGATGAAAGCTTAAGCATTTTTATATAGTTTCCCAAGTATTGTGACATTGATTTCCATAAGAGAAGCATAAACTTAAAAAGTATGTAGAGTTACtgattggaaaagaaaagaaattaacacAAGAATGACCATATCATATACTTAGGTTGGTATATGATTGATCCTTCTTAACTCTGAACATGCATCAAGAAATATGCAGTCTGGCccgggattttattttatttattttttgcatttttatacctctcaatagccgaagctctctgggcagttcacaaaagttaacaccatcagacacaaatcaaagtataaaataaacacagtataaaacaaacaatagtataaaaacacaataaaaataatatataaaagcacaactagggtAAATCCAAGCAGCAATGGagaaatttatgcagatttaaaataatactgcgctcatcgaagccttccacttgttcccgtgatccgattccctctcgcgtctttattaatcttatccccgctatcctcccgtccttgcttcacatcattaattcttctctgtcctctggttcatttccttctgcttttaaacatgctacagtctctcccattctcaaaaaacccactcttgatcgactatcactgtctaactaccgacctgtctccctcctgccctttgtctcaaagatcctggaacgtctggtctactctcgttgtcttgactttctctctaataactctgctctggatccctttcaatctggcttccgtcctttgcattccactgaaacagcccttaccaagatcaccaatgatcttcttactgccaagtctaaaggccattattctgttcttatcctccttgatctaaccgcagcctttgacacggtggatcacgatcttctcttagattccctccatgaccttggactctgtggctctgtctataactggtttgcctcctatctagagggtcgctctttcagcgtgtcggctaacggcagctcgtcctcctcttttccccttttagttggggttcctcaaggctcggtgcttggcccgttgttgttctctctatacatgctgcccttgggcaagcttattcaatctcacggcctccaatatcacctgtatgccgatgatacacaattatatctttcatctccggaactttctccagatgttcacgatcgtatctcggcatgtctttcagatatctcagcctggctgcttcatcgtcgtttgaaacttaacatggcaaagactgaattgcttgtttttcctcctaaaccttctcctcacctctcattctctcttactgtcaacgatgtcacgcttactccggtcaaggaagctcgtagtcttggctttatatttgactcctcgctctcctttactcctcacattgaggcagtagctaaatcctgtcgtttcttcctatataatattgccaggattcgaccatttttgtctgtctcttctgccaagactctcgttcacgcactggttatctctcggctggactactgcaaccttcttctctctggccttccttcgtctcacatcagtccgctggtctctgtccaccactctgccgctaagatcatcttcctggcccgccgctctgaccatgtcactccacttctgaaatctcttcattggcttccaattcactccagaatccaatataaacttctcctgctgaccttcaatgctcttcacggtctagctcctgcctatctctcctctctcatctcacactaccgccccgctcgggctctccgctcctctgatgccatgcttctcgcctgcccaaggacctccacttcccttactcggcttcgtcctttttcttctgctgccccttacgcctggaacgctcttccagaacacttgagaactacaaactcaatcactgcttttaaaactcagctaaaaacttttcttttccctatagccttcaaatattgagtttgttctgactctatactgttagctttaccctacccggtgcctgtttacacttccctgtgcctgtttgcattctccttccctctttattgtttactacaacttattagattgtaagcctatgcggcagggtcttgctatgtactgtgttatctgtacagcaccatgtacattgatggtgctatataaataaataataataataataataatttaaaagagtataatgtaggtgaaccgctcattctacagccaggatgccacagcagagaaagccctcttcctggtagccacctgcctcacttcctttatttatttatttatttatttaaggatttttatgccgccattcagccaaaaaaggctctcacggcggcttacaaaagtatttcttgacagtccctgcccacaggcttaaaatctaaaagacatgacacaaaaggaaaggggattggcagggagaaggatccctgaggatgatcttagggtccgggcaggcacatatgggaggaggcattccttcagataacctggccccaagccatttagggctttgaatgttaataccagcactttgaataaaaGTGGATGTGGCCAAAGCAACATTCTCTATCTCATCTTCTATCGCTATAAAAATGGCTGCGTTAACACAAATGTGAACTTTTTTCTCAGACCAATTACCAGGCAAGGGTGCAATTTCAGAGGGCGGGGGGGACAGTGCACGGAAGGGTTTTTTCATTCATGCCATCTGCTGCCTGGAGTCTAAAGTGCTACAGTCCTTCCCAAGAGAGCTGTATAATATGATTATATTTCTGTCATGCATTATCCTAATTTTAAGCAGAGCAACATTTGACACTTCAGAAACCCCAGCTCTTACGAAATCTGGGTGTTTGTTTCCCTTTCTTGAATATTTCATCAGAGCTCTGAGAAGAAAAAGTTCACAACTGAAAATCATATAGTGTAAACCATGTAGTGTTAGCAAAATTTCATTTGACTTCCCAAAATAGTTTTTATGATTGTGACTTTCATGGACATAttttggacaaccatctgtcagggatgctttagggtggattcctgcattgagcagggggttggactcgatggccttgtaggccccttccaactctgctattctatgattctatgattctatgatttgaaaaTAGCCCCAGGAATAAAGAATTCTAAAATGTCCACTGAACTTTATTTGTGGGCCGCATATAATTATTATTgattgtttgatttatttattgtttttaactaatTCATTAATCAATCTTTTCCCAAATATGCTTGTTTTCCTAGGTAGGTCTGAAGCTCATATTTCCTATAGTTTAACTAGAACCTTTGTACATATATGTGTGTTACTGTCTTTATACTGTGGAATCTGCCTTACAAACAAAGCTCAGGATTGAAACAAGAATATTGGTCAATGATAAGTGTGTCTAGTGGACATACCTTAACATTTGAATAGTGTTGATACTTCTTAAATTTGAATGGGAGAAAATAAGTGTATATGCTTCCAATTCTTCTCTGTCAAGGGTTGTCCTAAAAAAAGCATCCAAGAAAAACCACCTGGTATAGCCATGTGGGATTCTATATCATTTATTTCACACTCTTCTTCCATGGTATTCATAGTGGTTTAGATGTGGTTTCAAGATGGTTTCCCCATTGAAAGTTATTATATACCTTCAGACAATTCTCTTTGGAAACTTTCTTTCCAACTTGCTATCTAATTTCATATAAGAATGTAGCTGATTTTTAAAAGGGTTGTGGTCATCCCACTCTGATCATGTTTCTAATGCTGTCTAAATCACTAGACCTTGatgtatttgaaatattttgcCTTTCAGCCTCAAAGACAATGGCTGCGGAGAAACAGACCAATTAACATAAACCATTATGCCAATAAGAAGAGTGCAGCAGAGAGCATGTTGGACATCGCTTTGCTTATGGCCAATGCATCCCAGCTCAAAGCAGTAATGGAACAAGGACCTTCCTTCTCATTCTATGTTCCACTTATCATCCTCATCAGCGCCTCACTTGTGCTTCAGATTGGAGTAGGGGTGCTTCTAATATTCCTTGGTATGTATGGTGAATTGAATTATTGCTGACTTTATGCCATAATAGTACTGTTTATTGATACTCATTTTAAAAGAGGCATGTcaatttatttatctttaaataaTTGCTATGTTCTACTTTTACAACTAACTTCTTTTTTATAAGACTTGTTCTTTTTGGGGTGTTTCCATGTGTTCATTTCCATGTGATTGTAATTgtgtgcagtggggagggggctgtccCAGCTGTCTCCACCTCTGTCCCCCATGCATACCATCCCCAAAAGGTAAAGCAAAGCAAATGACTGTAAATGAAAGCCTGCTGTACACACATAGGTTCTCCCTGTGATTAGGAATCCTTCATGTTCAGGAATCCAAATGACCACTGGATACAACTGCTCCAAAACTGAATCCAGCTGGGCTGACAAGACACATATGAAGCTCTCGCtgcctttcccattcataaacgTGATATAGTATTTTTACTCCCCTTCAAAATTGTGTACTTACTGCTTTAGAAAGAGAGAATAGCTAGCCTACTTTCGCCACTCATAAAGAGCACAGGAGCAGAGGGGAGCAGAGGCAGGAAGACAGCCTTTCATTCACTGAGTGGCACTTCATGGGTTGATCACTTTCAGCTCACTGCCCAGACTCCGCCCAACCAACCCCAAAGTTTCAAGTCCCAGGATGTTCAC
This window of the Elgaria multicarinata webbii isolate HBS135686 ecotype San Diego chromosome 3, rElgMul1.1.pri, whole genome shotgun sequence genome carries:
- the NINJ1 gene encoding ninjurin-1 isoform X1, which produces MDSSTETHEMNGLTAGSGNGDTTPPDEPQRQWLRRNRPININHYANKKSAAESMLDIALLMANASQLKAVMEQGPSFSFYVPLIILISASLVLQIGVGVLLIFLVKYDLNNPAKHAKLDFLNNLATGLVFIIVVVNIFITAFGVQKPSVQQKT
- the NINJ1 gene encoding ninjurin-1 isoform X2, with the protein product MDSSTETHEMNGLTAGSGNGDTTPPDEPQRQWLRRNRPININHYANKKSAAESMLDIALLMANASQLKAVMEQGPSFSFYVPLIILISASLVLQIGVGVLLIFLVKYDLNNPAKHAKLDFLNNLATGLVFIIVVVNIFITAFGVQKPSVQQSK